In Chlorobiota bacterium, the sequence ATTTCGCAACCGGAAAATGATCACACTGGGCCACTGCGTCCCCCCTATAGCAACCAACTCGGCAAAGTCTAAATCATGCGTCAATAAAACGCAATGCTCTTCTCGCGCCTTGCTCAGGATATCACGATCAGGTAATCGTTCTAATCCTTCCTCCGCTATGTGGCGGCAATCGTACCCTTGTGCGCGCAGGTCGGCACAGACGTGCGGCGACACCCCCATATCCACAAGAAATTTCATGCTGCCGGGCGAAGTTGGACGATGCTATCTTCGGCAAGCAACGCCGCGTACTGCAATGACTGCTGGATATCTTCCGGCTCCACGTATGGGTAGGCTTCAACAACCTCGGCCACCGTCATGCCATTGGCAATCAGGGTAAGGATCAGCGAGACGGTTATCCGCATTCCACGGATGCAGGCGCGCCCCCCCATGATGTCAGGGGAAAACGTGATTCGATCAAGTTCGTTCATCGGAGTATTGGAAACGTATGGTTGATGTTCTTACCGATAAATCTCCCCCCCCAATTCCACAAACTCCTTCGCTTTTTCTTCCATGCCAATCTCGATTGCTTTCCCTTCGGTTACGCCGTGCGTTTGGGCGTACTCGCGAACGTCTTGCGTGATCTTCATGGAGCAGAAGTGTGGCCCGCACATCGAGCAGAAATGCGCCACCTTTGCGGAATCCTTTGGCAGCGTTTCGTCGTGGTACTCAACGGCGCGTTCGGGGTCCAGGCCAAGGTTGAACTGGTCCTCCCAGCGGAACTCGAACCGCGCCTTGCTTAGCGCGTTGTCGCGCCGTTGCGCGCCCGGGTGGCCCTTTGCCAAATCGGCGGCGTGGGCGGCAATCTTGTAGGCGATAATCCCTTCGCGCACGTCCTGCTTGTTCGGCAAGCCCAGGTGCTCCTTCGGGGTGACGTAGCACAGCATCGCCGTGCCGAACCACCCAATCATCGCCGCCCCAATCGCGCTGGTGATGTGGTCGTATCCCGGGGCAATGTCGGTGGTTAGCGGGCCAAGCGTGTAAAATGGAGCTTCGTGGCACACCTCCAACTGCTTCTCCATATTCTCCTTAATCATCTGCATCGGCACGTGGCCCGGGCCTTCAATCATCACCTGGCAATCATGCTCCCAAGCAATTTTTGTTAGCTCGCCAAGCGTTTCAAGTTCGGCAAATTGGGCTGCGTCGTTTGCGTCGGCAATGCTTCCCGGGCGCAGCCCGTCGCCCAGCGAGAAGCTGACATCGTAGGCGCGCATGATCTGGCAGATTTCGTCGAAGTGGGTGTACAGGAAACTCTCCTTGTGGTGGGCCAAGCACCACTTCGCCATGATTGATCCCCCCCGCGAAACGATCCCCGTAACGCGCCGCGCGGTAAGCGGAACGTAGGCCAAACGCACGCCGGCATGGATGGTGAAATAATCAACCCCTTGCTCGGCCTGCTCAATCAACGTGTCGCGGAAAATCTCCCACGTAAGCTCCTCGGCCTTGCCGTGAACTTTCTCCAACGCTTGGTAAATCGGCACGGTCCCGATTGGGACGGGCGAGTTGCGCAAAATCCACTCCCGCGTTTCGTGGATATTTTTTCCGGTGGAAAGGTCCATCACCGTGTCGCCCCCCCAACGGATTCCCCACGTCATCTTCTCCACCTCTTCCTGGATGGAGCTGGTTACTGCGCTGTTCCCCAAATTGCAGTTGATTTTCACCAAGAAATTCCGCCCGATAATCATCGGTTCAAGCTCGGGGTGGTTGATGTTTGCGGGGATGATTGCCCGCCCGCGTGCAACCTCGCTCCGCACAAACTCCGGCGTGATGGCGTTGGGAATGCTTGCGCCAAAGGATTGCCCTGGATGCTGCGCCAGCAACCGTTCGTCGCGCAATTCTTGCAGCCGCAGATTCTCCCGAATCGCCACATACTCCATCTCCGGCGTGATGATCCCGCGCTTGGCGTAATGCATCTGGGTGACGTTCATCCCCGGCTTGGCGCGGCGCGGCTGGCGGATATGCTCAAACCGCAGATGCTCGGTTTTGCCGTCGCTCATCCGCGCGCGTGAGTAGTGGCTGCTAAATTCGGGAAGCAGTTCGGTGTCGCCACGTTCGGCAATCCAACCGCCACGCACATCGGGTAACCCTTGCTTCAGGTCAATCGCGACGTTGGGGTCCGTGTATGGGCCGCTGGTGTCGTACACGGTGATTGGCGGGTTCGGCTCGGTGCCGAACATTGCTGGGGTGTCGTGCTGGCTAATCTCCCGCATCGGCACGCGGATATCGGGCCGGCTTCCCTCAACATAAATCTTCCGCGAACGTGGGAACTGCGGGACGGAGGTTGCGGATTCGGCGGCGTTGCCGTTGGCTGGTGTATTCATGGCTATGATTGATTAATCGGTTGCTGCGTGCGTTGTTTCGCGATTGCCGCCTGCGTGTGATTTCTACCCAAATAAAAGATTCGGCGGCGGGGAAGGAAGGTGACGGAATCATGGCGTGCCAACCAGAAAGAAAGCACCGCCGGCCTCCCTTCGCCGGTGCAAACCGGATCAGGTTCAAAGGGTATCATCTCAGTCCAGCAACGATTGCCGGACACCCCTGGCAGCTTGTTCGGGCGCAATATCCGGCATTCAGCCGTGGGATGCAATGGGCGCGGGGGAAATCGAACCTTCTGCAACTTTCCCCCCCGCAGCAGAACGACCCCAAACCACTATTTTTGCCCCGAACATCATTCAAAAATTTATCCAATTCCACCATGCTACTCCACGAACTCAACGAGCAATACATCCGGCTGCACTCCGCAAAAGAGGAAGCCTTCTGGGCCGAAAAAATGGGACTGAAAGAATCGGTCCCGGGTGACTTCGAGGCAAAGGAGATTCAGCTGCAAGCGTTCATCACCGATGCCGCCATGCTCCCGAAACTCCGCGCCGAACTGGAGCGGAGCGACCTTACCCCGGAAGAACGCACAGGCCTGGAAGGATGGGTCCGGTTCTTCCAAGCAAACGCAATCGAAAGCGCAGAGGCAAAGGCGCTGGCCGCAAAAATTGTGGAGATGGAAGGGGAGCTGAACCGCGTACGCGGCGGGATGGAGCTTGGCTACACCGACCCCGACACCGGCCAGTTTATTGCGGCCAACTCGCTGCAGCTGAACCTGCTGGTGCAGACCTCACCCAACGAAGCAAAACGCCGCGCCGCGTGGGAAGGGCTTCGCTCGATTGAGCCGTTCGTGCTGTCGCATGGGTTCATCGAGGTGGTGAAGGAGCGGAACCGGCTGGCGCGGATGCTTGGCTACGAAGATTACTACGACTACAAAGTCACCCTGAACGAGGGCTTCTCCAAACGGAAATTATTCGAGTTGTTGGATGAGCTTGAGCGCGACACCCGCGATGCCTGCCAGCGTTCGATTGACGGGCTGGCCGAACAGGCCGGGGCGGCGGCGTTCCAGGGGTGGAATTTCGACTATCTCACCAGCGGCGATTTAACCAGCGCGGTTGACCCGTACCACCGTTTCGGCGACGCGTTGAACCGGTGGGGGCGTTCATTTGCGGCAATGGGGGTGCGCTACGGCGGCGCAACAATGCAGCTGGACCTGGTAAGCCGCCCCACCAAGCACGACAACGGGTTCATGCACGGCCCCTTCCCCTGCTACGTTGACCGCGGCACGTTTCTTCCGGCGCGGATCAACTTCACGGCCAACGCGGTCCCGGGCCAAACCGGAAGCGGCGAGCGGGCAATGAACACCCTGCTGCACGAAGGGGGGCACGCCGCCCACTTTGCGAACATCACCATGCCGGCCCCATGTTTCTCGCAGGAGTTCACGCCAACATCGGTGGCGTATGCCGAGACGCAATCCATGTTTATGGACAGCCTGATGGAGGACCCCGACTGGATGAGCCGCTACGCCCACGATGCCGATGGCAACCCAATGCCGCGCACGCTGATGATGGAGTTGCTGGCAAAAAACCACCGGTTCCGCGCCTTCCAGATTCGCCGGATTATGGTGGTGAGCTACGGCGAGCGCGCCATTTACGAAATGCCGGAAGCGGAGCTTACTCCGGCCAATATCGTATCGGCACTGCGCCAGGCCGAGCGGCAGATTTTGCTGCTGAACGATTCCCCACGGCCAATTCTTTCGGTGCCCCATTTGTTGGCTGGCGAGGCATCGGCCTACTACCACGGCTACGTGTTGGCCGAAATGGCGGTGGCGCAAACCCGCGATTTCTTCCTGCGCCGCGACGGGCACTTGCTGGACAATCCCAACATCGGCCCAGATCTTGCAAAGGGATATTGGAATCCGGGGAACTCACGCTCGTTTCTTGACTTGGTGCACCAGATGACCGGGGAGCCGTTTTCGGCGCGGGCGATTGTGGCGCAGGTGAACCGCTCGATGGAAGAAGCCACTGCCGAGGCCGAACGGATGATTGCTGCCGAGCCGTCAATCCCAAAACATACCGGGGCGATTGATTTGGATGCCACCATCTCCATCGTCCATGGCGACACGCTGGTGGCCAGCACCCAGCGCGAAGGATCGTTCGAGGCGATGAGCCAGAAATTTGCGGAGTGGATCCACCACGCCGAAACCGCAACCAACTAAGCCAAGCAAACAACGCTGGCATTTGGGGAAGCTGATAGCCCCCAACGCCAACTCCGGAACTGATTCGCCGAAAAAACAACTGGCTTGATACCCTCTTGTGGGTTCAAGCCAGTTGCTGTTTTTTGGGGGGAGACTCTATCTCGTCCCCTCCCTGTTCTCACTTGCCTATTCTCCCCTCCCCACCGCGTGTTCCATCAAGACAACTACCAGGGTAGTTCGCGGCGGGGAGTGGGAGTTTCGGCACCGGTTGTTCCTGTGTTGGATTCCGCTGGTGGGCGCGTTAGCGGGCCACCCGCAACGGCGTAGTTTGGATGGTGCGCCCATTCAGCTGCACCTTCACGAAGTACGCCCCCGCCCCCATGCTGCTCAGGTCCAGATCGGCAGTGTGTTGGCCGTTGGCAAGCGTCCCCAATGGGCGGGTCATCACCGTTTCGCCCAGGCCGTTCACCACCGCAATCGTTGCTTGGGCAGTCCGGTTCATGGTGAAGGTGACGGTGGCGGAGGTGCGTGCCGGGTTCGGATGGAGCGTCACCCCCTCAACCTTCTCCTGGCGGTTGATGGTTGCCATTCGTGCAATCGCTTGCTGCGTTTGGTAGGCCTTCCCGCTATTGCTGCCGCCGGTTGGGTCGCCGCTGATAATGCCATCGCAGGGGAAGTCGGCAAGCCCAAAACTGATTCCCACTTCTTCCATCATCCGGCGGTCAATTTCTTGGCGTTGTGCCAGCGTCAGGTCGCAGATGTCGCCAGTGAAGTTTGCGCCGGCCACCTCCTCCAAAATGCGGCAGATCGCCAGAAGCTGTTCTGGTGTTAGATCGCCACACGGGTCATCCACAATCACCGTGTCGCCCCCACCGATACCGTCGCAATTGATGCTTGCCCAGCCGAGGTTGAACCCGAACTCCTCTTGAATCCGACGATCTATCTCCTGCCGTTGCTCCATCGTCAGGTCGCACGGGTTCCCCGTGAAGCTGCCGCCAGAAACCGAGTCAACAATCTCCATAATTCGATCCTTCGTCGGATCCCAGCCGCCAGCGCAATCAATATCACTCCAGCCGAGGTTGAACCCGAACTCCTCTTGAATCCGACGATCTATCTCCTGCCGTTGCTCCATCGTCAGGTCGCACGGGTTCCCCGTGAAGCTGCCGCCAGAAACCGAGTCAATAATCTCCATGATTCGATCCTTCGTCGGGTCCCCGCCGCCGGTGCCGTCGCAATCAATATCACCCCAGCCGAAGCTGAAGCCATACTCGGCCTGCAGGATGCTGTCGAAGGCGATGCGTTGCTCCAGGGGTAGGGCGCAGGGGTCGCCGTTGAAGGTCCCGCCGGAAAGTGAGTCCAGAAGCTCGCCGACACGCTTGGAGCAGGAATCCATCCAGGGATCGCCCCCGCCAGTGCTGTCGCATCGTAGGTCGCTCCAGCCGAACTCATATCCAAATTCTTCACGGGCTATGCGGTCGAAGGCTTTGCGTTGTTCCGGCGTTAGGTCGCACGGGTTTCCGCTGAAAGTGCCGCCAGCAAGGGAGTCAAGAATCGCCGTCAGGCGTTCGATGGAGGGATCGTTTCCGGTGGGGTCGTTTCCACCGTAGGGTTGTGCAGTTGCGGTCCCAACCAAGAACAGAATTCCTACCAGGAACGCCAGTAGTTGTGCAAAGAGCGCGTGTCGTCTCATCGCTGTTTTCCTCATAGATAAATAAGCGTTGCGGTAGCTGTCTTGATGGTTTTCGATACGCTTGTTGGGGGAACAACAGCAGAGCCACGGAAACGATACAACCAACAATTCGGGAAGAAAAAAAAGGAGTTTGCAGCCGCTTCAGCCGCACACTCCTTTGTTCGGAACATCAACGATCGCGCCCCTTCCCGGCAATCACGGCCCGGCGTTGGCGGGCGCGGTTGCCAGCGTTAGTCTTGGGCGACTTTGCTCATCTCTAGCATCCTATCCAACGCCAACTGCGCCTTGCTGCGGACATCTTCGGGGATGACGATTTCCGGCGAGCGGTTCACCATGCACAGGTAGATTTTCTCCATGGTGTTCAGCTTCATGTACGGGCAGTTGTTGCAGTTGCAGTTTTCGTTTTCCGGGGGTGCGGGGATAAATCGCTTCCCCGGCGAGAGCTTCTCCATCTGGTGGATGATCCCCGACTCGGTGGCGACGATGAACTCATCGGCAATGGCATCGTGGGTGAACTTCAGCAACGCGCTGGTGGAGCCGATAAAATCGGCATGAGCCAGCAAGGTTTCTTCGCACTCCGGGTGGGCAATCAGCAATGCTTTGCTGTGGCGCGCCTTCAGCTCCAGAATCTTCCGTTCGCTGAAGGTTTCGTGGACGATGCACGCCCCTTGCCACAGCAGCATATCGCGTCCGGTTTTTCGAATCAGATACCGCCCTAGGTTGCGGTCGGGAGCAAAGATGATTTTTTGCCCGCGTGGAATTTTATTGATGATCGTCTCGGCACTGCTGCTGGTACAGATGATGTCGCTAAGGGCTTTCACCTCGGCCGAGCAATTGATGTACGTGACGGCGATGTGGTCCGGGTGGGCTTCGCGGAATTTGCGGAACTCCGCCGGGGGGCATCCGGCAGCAAGGGAGCATCCGGCGGCCATGTCGGGGATCAGGACTTGCTTGGCCGGGTTGACAATTTTTGCCGTCTCGGCCATAAAATGAACGCCAGCGAAGACGATAACATCAGCGTTGGTGGTTTGCGATTTGCGCGAAAGCTCCAGCGAGTCGCCAATGTAATCGGCAATGTCTTGGATTTCCGATTCCTGGTAGTAGTGGGCCAGGATCACCGCGTTCATCTGCTGCTTCAGCCGCCGGATTTCGGCTTCAAGGTCAAGCCGCAAATCAATCTGGTCAATGGTGATGGCCCCACGTTCTTCGGTGGCGCGGGCAATGGGGGCGGTTAGCGGCTCGGTCTGGGTCATGGTGTCACCTTCTCAAAAAAATCAGTGGGTTCCCCTGTGATGTTCCCTTCCCTGCACTCCTCCCCCCCCCTTTCTGCTCAGGGTGCCCCAAAACTATTCCTTTCCGTTGTTCCCGCCAGCAGTGAATGTTCTGCAATCGGTGACGGAAGAAGAATAATGCGGGCCAACCGCCCAACCAGTGCGCAGCAATGAGCAAATGTTGGTATGATTGCCAAAACATGATTGCCACAGCAGGCATCGGTCACGCAAGAGGAAGGCAGCACCGTGCATCAACTGGGAACGCTGGGGAGGGCCTTAAGCGTTTGTGTGGTGGGGCAGTTTCCGCCCCCGCAACTTCGCGCAATATTGC encodes:
- a CDS encoding DUF5615 family PIN-like protein, producing MKFLVDMGVSPHVCADLRAQGYDCRHIAEEGLERLPDRDILSKAREEHCVLLTHDLDFAELVAIGGTQWPSVIIFRLRNMRPDNIRRYLNEILRLHGEAIERGALISVTEGQARIRQLPL
- a CDS encoding DUF433 domain-containing protein, encoding MNELDRITFSPDIMGGRACIRGMRITVSLILTLIANGMTVAEVVEAYPYVEPEDIQQSLQYAALLAEDSIVQLRPAA
- the thiC gene encoding phosphomethylpyrimidine synthase ThiC is translated as MNTPANGNAAESATSVPQFPRSRKIYVEGSRPDIRVPMREISQHDTPAMFGTEPNPPITVYDTSGPYTDPNVAIDLKQGLPDVRGGWIAERGDTELLPEFSSHYSRARMSDGKTEHLRFEHIRQPRRAKPGMNVTQMHYAKRGIITPEMEYVAIRENLRLQELRDERLLAQHPGQSFGASIPNAITPEFVRSEVARGRAIIPANINHPELEPMIIGRNFLVKINCNLGNSAVTSSIQEEVEKMTWGIRWGGDTVMDLSTGKNIHETREWILRNSPVPIGTVPIYQALEKVHGKAEELTWEIFRDTLIEQAEQGVDYFTIHAGVRLAYVPLTARRVTGIVSRGGSIMAKWCLAHHKESFLYTHFDEICQIMRAYDVSFSLGDGLRPGSIADANDAAQFAELETLGELTKIAWEHDCQVMIEGPGHVPMQMIKENMEKQLEVCHEAPFYTLGPLTTDIAPGYDHITSAIGAAMIGWFGTAMLCYVTPKEHLGLPNKQDVREGIIAYKIAAHAADLAKGHPGAQRRDNALSKARFEFRWEDQFNLGLDPERAVEYHDETLPKDSAKVAHFCSMCGPHFCSMKITQDVREYAQTHGVTEGKAIEIGMEEKAKEFVELGGEIYR
- a CDS encoding peptidase M3 → MLLHELNEQYIRLHSAKEEAFWAEKMGLKESVPGDFEAKEIQLQAFITDAAMLPKLRAELERSDLTPEERTGLEGWVRFFQANAIESAEAKALAAKIVEMEGELNRVRGGMELGYTDPDTGQFIAANSLQLNLLVQTSPNEAKRRAAWEGLRSIEPFVLSHGFIEVVKERNRLARMLGYEDYYDYKVTLNEGFSKRKLFELLDELERDTRDACQRSIDGLAEQAGAAAFQGWNFDYLTSGDLTSAVDPYHRFGDALNRWGRSFAAMGVRYGGATMQLDLVSRPTKHDNGFMHGPFPCYVDRGTFLPARINFTANAVPGQTGSGERAMNTLLHEGGHAAHFANITMPAPCFSQEFTPTSVAYAETQSMFMDSLMEDPDWMSRYAHDADGNPMPRTLMMELLAKNHRFRAFQIRRIMVVSYGERAIYEMPEAELTPANIVSALRQAERQILLLNDSPRPILSVPHLLAGEASAYYHGYVLAEMAVAQTRDFFLRRDGHLLDNPNIGPDLAKGYWNPGNSRSFLDLVHQMTGEPFSARAIVAQVNRSMEEATAEAERMIAAEPSIPKHTGAIDLDATISIVHGDTLVASTQREGSFEAMSQKFAEWIHHAETATN
- a CDS encoding T9SS type A sorting domain-containing protein, yielding MRRHALFAQLLAFLVGILFLVGTATAQPYGGNDPTGNDPSIERLTAILDSLAGGTFSGNPCDLTPEQRKAFDRIAREEFGYEFGWSDLRCDSTGGGDPWMDSCSKRVGELLDSLSGGTFNGDPCALPLEQRIAFDSILQAEYGFSFGWGDIDCDGTGGGDPTKDRIMEIIDSVSGGSFTGNPCDLTMEQRQEIDRRIQEEFGFNLGWSDIDCAGGWDPTKDRIMEIVDSVSGGSFTGNPCDLTMEQRQEIDRRIQEEFGFNLGWASINCDGIGGGDTVIVDDPCGDLTPEQLLAICRILEEVAGANFTGDICDLTLAQRQEIDRRMMEEVGISFGLADFPCDGIISGDPTGGSNSGKAYQTQQAIARMATINRQEKVEGVTLHPNPARTSATVTFTMNRTAQATIAVVNGLGETVMTRPLGTLANGQHTADLDLSSMGAGAYFVKVQLNGRTIQTTPLRVAR
- the nadA gene encoding quinolinate synthase NadA: MTQTEPLTAPIARATEERGAITIDQIDLRLDLEAEIRRLKQQMNAVILAHYYQESEIQDIADYIGDSLELSRKSQTTNADVIVFAGVHFMAETAKIVNPAKQVLIPDMAAGCSLAAGCPPAEFRKFREAHPDHIAVTYINCSAEVKALSDIICTSSSAETIINKIPRGQKIIFAPDRNLGRYLIRKTGRDMLLWQGACIVHETFSERKILELKARHSKALLIAHPECEETLLAHADFIGSTSALLKFTHDAIADEFIVATESGIIHQMEKLSPGKRFIPAPPENENCNCNNCPYMKLNTMEKIYLCMVNRSPEIVIPEDVRSKAQLALDRMLEMSKVAQD